A region of the Phaseolus vulgaris cultivar G19833 chromosome 11, P. vulgaris v2.0, whole genome shotgun sequence genome:
atactgaatttttattctgttttgatagtttgcattaggcccgtaaatcttgaagcttatccaaacggtggggaataaaattctaaaagttgcttggaaagcaagaaattaggtaagggaagctaaatttaatttttaatagcaccctaggataaaagatctgaatgcggaagggacgtggttccaatattcaatttttcttgcagggatgttgtgtgtttatatattgggttgtttgtttatatattatttaaatttgtaaaaatattatattttgatggtttaatatttaagtgttgttttttttatgttaattacacttttgaatgttgtggatcgtatttggaatgatattgtatgatgaaatggtgtggaattgaattcatacatttgggataatgtatggaccgatgtttgttgtgtattaagtatttatgcctatgtggtaacagagatctccgaccttcactgatgatctatgtcacatagactaagatatcaggtggtgagaagctgatggtgGAGTTCATGAACACtatgacatatgagatgcacgacttgggttgtattgaacttaccctaatcctttctgttggattcaatggtaatctttggatcaggtgttagtctctggtaggacttacttaatacgggtcttccggaagacgttgtttgttgaatattctcgatgtgtagatccatgtgattgttttgttgttgagatttgaagaaaattgaataatttgagaaattgatcatgtaatttggttttctctttggatttaagtgtgtatattataaaattctattttcactagcttacacttacttttcttgttgtgtttgaactgcgatgactgtactatgtacacgagcagatgaccatacaagtgcaggagagccttagaggtttcagagTCTTATTTTGAGctgtggatatgtaaatatttgtatttctataaatcctaatcatgtattaggaatgttttgaaaaactccaagtttgtataaaaattggtagaacttttattgtaatagttatatgtaaattatggggtgtttcatttaatggtatcagagcgattcatccttaggataacctgagggtagtggATTTATtctgtttagggtttagggtttaatggcaaggtaaatccagatggagcagaccagtgggtgagagacatagaaagaatatttgaagctactcaatgccttgaagagagaaagttatcttATGCCATCTATATGCTTATTGAAGAAGTTGAGTTCTGGTGGATAAgcatgaagcaaatgatggaaTACAAAGGAGAAGATGCCACTTGGGAGAACTTTAAAGTAAGATTCCTGGAGGAGTACTTTCCTGATAGTGTCaggtatgcaaaagaaattgaattcatgcagctagaacaaggaaatctttcactcactgaatatgctactaggttaaaacacctagctagattctacacccaGACCATGACTGAGGTTTGGAGATGcagaaaatttgagtttgggttaAAGCAAGAACTTAAACAAGTGGTGATTCCTATGTCCATTAGAGATTTCCGTGCTCtagtggagaaagcaaaagtagtggagagtttgaaaaatagtagcagacttgctaagcctcaagtgggaggaccttccacgtggagttgcGCTCAAGTCATAGGTGACACGTGGCAGTAAcactgaaacccaaggtatataagcttttctgAAAGCTTAGTGAGGTACGTTGTACATTCTGACATTCTTACACACACTTGAGTCATTTGCGAGCTTACACACTGTACGCACGAGTGATTTGAGCACCAGAGAGAAGTTTGTTAGAATACAGTTACGCGCCTTCAGAGCACCACAGTTAcagtgttccgatacggaggtggaTGGTGTTTTCTGcctactgacttgagcgtcggagtgcaaacggccgctagggcaccctttgttcttctttatttcagcTACTCACGACGGTGTAGGGTGAAGATCTGGAATCAAGACCAAGGGAGTCTTTGATACGCGAGTTGCAGCTACGCACTAACCAcaatctggtcaaccggcaggaacattctTCTTAATTTGGTCATCTTTATGCCTTTTGTTGTCTTAAAATTTCGCACATTATCAtcatcaccatataattgtgttttctcttttgctATGTAGAAGATAACCTTCACACTtatttaaccacttggttaagttggTGTCCAATAGCAATCTTCTTTGAGCCTATCACCATAATTGCAAAATCAAAAACcataaacaaagtgcaacccataaaaatgcacaatcctaaaatcaactcacatcaccttATCATGTTTTCTCTTAGTCATATCTTGATTCCTTATGATTTGAGCAAAAATTCTTCTTATTTTATCCATCTTTCTATCTTTTTATTTGGAACTTTCTTTAAGTCTCCTAACCTCTTCTCTTAGATTGGCTTCTTTCCTACCATGAACACTAGACGAATGCCTTGAATGATCACTCATTGTTGAATAGAAAAGCTTGAAGGTTTTTCACAAAACTTTTGAATTCAACAAGAGTGATAAAAGATTTTTCACAAAAGGTTTTAAGGATTTAAGAAGTTCCTACAAggttaaaaagtaaaagtttttCTAAGTTCACTCctggaaagagaggtgagtcactaagACTACTTAAGTATCAGGTCTTTCCTAGCTAGAGTTTCCTTAGATAGCTTTCAATAGTTTTCCATAGAAGAACTTCACAAAAAAAATTCCTAATTTGTCTTTGTGCGCAAAGGTCCTAGAGGATCAAAGAAAGGTCTATTAATTTGTGTAGTCCTAAGACCGTTTTTTCCTATTCGTCACAGAgactttaaaacaaataaaataaattaaagaataaCGATgggtaaaaaattatatataaagaaagTAGTTAAATCTATTCGTCTTCATAAGTGAAAGTGCAAGTGACACTTTGAGTCCCTTGACACACTTTCACAACTACAACGCTTAAGCTATTACAGAGTTTCAATGGGATTGCACCAAGGGCATTTTCctagaaatataaaaaagtaaaataaaagatatacaCAAAGGTTCTGTGATAAGAAATATGATTTTAACAAGTAAATTTAGTATTTCTCTCATTCCTTGTGTGTTTGCACTCCACCTGAGCTTATATTTCCAAGTCTTGATGAGAATGTTCTTCAATTGGTTCTTCACCAACACACCTAAGATGCCACCTTAGGGAGAGGTAAGTTTCACCCAAAACTTAAGGAAAAGTAAGTGTAAAGTCTTTTTGGACTTCAAGAAGagtacaaattaaattaaatactcaAAGAGacttgaaataaattaaatagcAACAAATAAGCACAATTTGATGGCTATCACTTCAAAGAGAATCCTAACATTGGAGCTAAAATTGATTATAAAAACaagcaaacaaaaaaaaactagatttGCATTCTGACAGTGTTGATTCCAAAATTTATGTAAACTTTTATAGATCGAAATTTGTTCACAAATTTTAAACACAATTGCTTAACACAACAAGGAATATAGTCTTAAATATTTCAAATCAAAAGATGCATTGAGCTAACTGAAACAAATCAAAAACCAAGACCAATGTGAAGCTTCTCTCCAAATTCATCATTAATGAACATCCAGGCTTTTACGATTTATCACATTTTTTCTACTTCGGTTTTAGATGCACCTTTTTAACACAAGATCACTA
Encoded here:
- the LOC137838307 gene encoding uncharacterized protein, which codes for MTGLGFNGKVNPDGADQWVRDIERIFEATQCLEERKLSYAIYMLIEEVEFWWISMKQMMEYKGEDATWENFKVRFLEEYFPDSVRYAKEIEFMQLEQGNLSLTEYATRLKHLARFYTQTMTEVWRCRKFEFGLKQELKQVVIPMSIRDFRALVEKAKVVESLKNSSRLAKPQVGGPSTWSCAQVIGDTWQ